The following proteins are encoded in a genomic region of Drosophila willistoni isolate 14030-0811.24 chromosome 3R, UCI_dwil_1.1, whole genome shotgun sequence:
- the LOC6651686 gene encoding segmentation protein cap'n'collar isoform X2, protein MVDNSTSNNSSVLGLPSGGGHGSTALAAGGNHPNGANAATVGGVASMSAGGSVVGATGMTADLLASGGGAGAQGGSGDRLDSSSDSAVSSMGSERVPSLSDGEWGEGSDSAQDYHQGKYGGPYDFSYNNTRISTATRQPPVAQKKHQLYGKRDPHKQTPSALPPTAPPAAPTTAQNIKYEYDAGYGGMTNPGPGAAALQHNSGEAGAMGPALSKEFHHQQPYGMGASNSFPGDYATRPSPRTSQDIVQLNHTYSLPQGSGSLPRPQARDKKTMPATKNMSKGAAAAASSAVSEEEHLTRDEKRARSINIPIPVTEIINLPMDEFNERLSKYDLNENQLSLIRDIRRRGKNKVAAQNCRKRKLDQILTLEDEVHAVVKRKSQLNNDRDQLEAERKRISNKFAMLHRHVFQYLRDPEGNPCSPADYSLQQAADGSVYLLPRDKTDSNSTSTSASSSVSATGGPPTSSSGSGLNGHGPSQAPLHSHGQHHQGQVQHVANGVAMSQQQQSRLPPHLQQQQAPHHHHLHQQQQQAHPQQPGQQQQHHKE, encoded by the exons ATGGTAGACAATAGCACCAGCAACAACTCATCTGTTTTGGGATTGCCCAGTGGTGGTGGTCATGGCAGCACAGCTCTGGCCGCTGGTGGTAATCATCCGAACGGCGCTAATGCAGCAACTGTCGGTGGTGTTGCCTCTATGAGCGCTGGTGGTTCAGTTGTCGGTGCTACGGGCATGACTGCTGATTTATTAGCCAGTGGTGGTGGAGCTGGCGCTCAGGGCGGTAGTGGTGATCGTTTGGACTCATCCAGTGACAGTGCCGTCAGTTCGATGGGCTCTGAGCGTGTTCCATCGCTCTCGGATGGTGAGTGGGGTGAGGGCAGTGACTCAGCCCAGGACTATCATCAGGGCAAATACGGCGGACCATATGACTTTAGTTACAACAATACACGCATTAGCACAGCCACCCGCCAGCCGCCGGTGGCCCAGAAGAAGCATCAACTATATGGCAAGCGAGATCCCCACAAGCAAACGCCAAGTGCTCTGCCGCCTACAGCGCCGCCAGCAGCGCCAACGACGGCCCAGAATATCAAGTACGAGTACGATGCCGGCTATGGGGGCATGACAAATCCTGGACCAGGAGCTGCTGCCTTGCAGCATAATAGTGGCGAGGCTGGCGCTATGGGACCAGCTCTGTCCAAAGAATTTCATCATCAGCAACCCTATGGCATGGGTGCCAGCAACAGTTTCCCCGGAGATTACGCGACCAGGCCATCGCCTCGTACCTCTCAGGATATTGTCCAACTAAATCATACTTACTCGTTGCCCCAGGGCAGTGGATCGCTCCCCAGACCTCAGGCCCGTGACAAGAAGACGATGCCGGCAACCAAAAACATGTCGAAGggagctgcagctgctgccagTAGCGCCGTCTCCGAAGAGGAGCATCTGACGCGCGACGAGAAGCGCGCCAGATCCATTAACATACCCATACCTGTGACCGAAATTATTAATTTGCCAATGGATGAGTTCAATGAGCGTCTTTCCAAATATGATCTGAATGAGAATCAGTTATCGCTCATCCGGGACATTCGTCGCCGTGGCAAAAACAAGGTGGCCGCTCAGAATTGTCGCAAACGCAAGTTGGACCAGATTCTTACACTGGAGGATGAGGTTCATGCAGTGGTGAAGCGCAAGTCGCAATTGAACAATGATCGCGATCAACTGGAGGCCGAGCGTAAACGCATTTCCAATAAATTTGCCATGCTGCATCGTCATGTGTTCCAG TATCTACGAGATCCCGAAGGCAATCCCTGCTCTCCAGCAGACTACAGTCTGCAGCAGGCAGCCGATGGTTCTGTGTACTTGTTGCCACGTGATAAAACCGATAGCAACAGCACCTCAACTAGTGCATCCAGTTCAGTGTCTGCAACAGGTGGACCACCAACATCATCTAGTGGCAGTGGATTAAATGGGCATGGGCCTTCACAGGCTCCGTTGCATAGTCATGGTCAGCATCATCAAGGACAAGTGCAACATGTGGCCAATGGCGTGGCCATgtcgcagcagcagcaatcacGACTGCCGCCGCACCTTCAACAGCAACAGGCaccgcatcatcatcatctccatcaacaacaacaacaggcaCATCCACAACAACCgggccaacagcagcagcatcacaAGGAATGA
- the LOC6651685 gene encoding G protein-activated inward rectifier potassium channel 3 isoform X5, with protein MKRLMTWERDLVDAMYRQTRFSSRRVRKRVVFKHGECNVVQGNVAKRRRRYLQDIFTTLVDAQWRWTLLVFAASFVISWAFFAFIWWIIAYAHNDLEYINLSETQPELVANMTHTVCVTQVKSMMTAFLYSIETQTTIGYGNRYVTEECPEAIFTMCIQCITGVFIQAFMVGIVFAKLSRPKKRAQTLLFSRNSVICHRDGMPCLMFRVGDMRKSHIIEAHIRAQIIRKKVTKEGEVLPFYQQELHVGADGGEDRLMFIWPTTIVHKIDRNSPLYMLSATDMLKERFEVVVMLEGVIESTGMTTQARTSYLPSEILWGHRFVNVVSFRKETGEYEVDYTLFNNTYDVDTPLCSAKQLDDLKLEYTKSPKGSLAPFPDRTLSASMFQRIASAASVDHLDPASDESLDSGRLQIRSHSIPNGVLASELEPLNNNSKHPGASFTMGGLTITTTAPSIPNLTSINERTNSGNSINSSDYNSNNNSLSTLAIAGASGGGASGAGGGIAIVPSSASSRKQNNPRRLSIKQDQLPIDSIC; from the exons GTATCGGCAGACACGCTTCAGCTCGCGGCGTGTACGAAAACGTGTGGTCTTCAAGCATGGCGAATGTAATGTGGTTCAGGGCAATGTGGCCAAAAGACGTCGTCGCTATCTACAG GATATCTTTACCACTCTGGTGGATGCACAGTGGCGCTGGACGCTGCTGGTATTTGCCGCCAGTTTTGTCATCTCATGGGCATTTTTTGCATTCATCTGGTGGATCATTGCGTATGCCCACAATGATTTGGAATACATTAATCTGAGCGAAACCCAGCCGGAACTGGTGGCCAATATGACGCATACAGTATGTGTGACCCAGGTGAAGAGCATGATGACGGCTTTCCTCTACTCGATTGAGACGCAGACAACAATTGGCTACGGCAATCGTTATGTGACCGAAGAGTGTCCCGAGGCCATATTTACCATGTGCATACAGTGCATCACTGGCGTCTTTATTCAAGCATTTATGGTGGGCATTGTGTTTGCCAAGTTATCGCGTCCCAAAAAACGTGCCCAGACGTTGCTCTTCTCGAGAAATTCGGTAATCTGCCATCGGGATGGTATGCCATGTCTGATGTTCCGAGTCGGTGATATGCGCAAGTCGCACATCATTGAGGCCCATATCCGTGCCCAGATTATCCGCAAGAAGGTGACCAAAGAAGGTGAGGTGTTGCCCTTCTATCAACAGGAGTTGCATGTGGGCGCTGATGGCGGTGAGGATCGATTGATGTTTATCTGGCCCACGACTATAGTGCATAAAATTGATCGGAATAGTCCGCTATATATGCTCTCCGCCACGGATATGCTCAAGGAACGCTTCGAAGTGGTCGTTATGTTGG AGGGTGTTATCGAGTCCACTGGCATGACAACGCAGGCTCGTACCAGTTATTTGCCATCGGAGATACTGTGGGGCCATCGTTTCGTCAATGTGGTGTCGTTTCGCAAGGAAACTGGTGAATACGAGGTGGACTACACGCTCTTTAACAACACATACGATGTGGATACACCTCTGTGCAGTGCCAAGCAGTTGGACGATCTAAAGCTGGAGTACACAAAAAGTCCAAAAGGCAGTCTAG CTCCCTTTCCAGATCGTACACTGTCGGCCAGCATGTTCCAGCGCATTGCATCGGCCGCTTCGGTTGATCATTTGGATCCGGCCAGTGATGAATCGCTGGATTCGGGTCGTCTGCAAATCCGCTCCCATTCCATACCCAACGGCGTGCTGGCCAGCGAACTGGAGCCGTTGAATAACAACTCCAAGCACCCTGGGGCATCCTTTACTATGGGTGGCCTGACTATTACCACAACTGCGCCCAGCATACCAAACCTGACAAGTATTAACGAGAGAACCAATTCTGGTAATTCCATAAATAGCAGTGactacaacagcaacaacaatagcctCAGCACACTGGCCATTGCCGGTGCTAGTGGTGGTGGTGCCAGTGGTGCAGGTGGTGGCATAGCCATTGTACCCAGTTCGGCCAGCAGCCGTAAGCAAAATAATCCACGACGTCTAAGCATCAAGCAGGATCAGCTGCCCATTGATTCCATTTGTTGA
- the LOC6651685 gene encoding G protein-activated inward rectifier potassium channel 3 isoform X2: protein MSELRRSFSRLSMIVYRATHSSEQSWREELLRYRQTRFSSRRVRKRVVFKHGECNVVQGNVAKRRRRYLQDIFTTLVDAQWRWTLLVFAASFVISWAFFAFIWWIIAYAHNDLEYINLSETQPELVANMTHTVCVTQVKSMMTAFLYSIETQTTIGYGNRYVTEECPEAIFTMCIQCITGVFIQAFMVGIVFAKLSRPKKRAQTLLFSRNSVICHRDGMPCLMFRVGDMRKSHIIEAHIRAQIIRKKVTKEGEVLPFYQQELHVGADGGEDRLMFIWPTTIVHKIDRNSPLYMLSATDMLKERFEVVVMLEGVIESTGMTTQARTSYLPSEILWGHRFVNVVSFRKETGEYEVDYTLFNNTYDVDTPLCSAKQLDDLKLEYTKSPKGSLAPFPDRTLSASMFQRIASAASVDHLDPASDESLDSGRLQIRSHSIPNGVLASELEPLNNNSKHPGASFTMGGLTITTTAPSIPNLTSINERTNSGNSINSSDYNSNNNSLSTLAIAGASGGGASGAGGGIAIVPSSASSRKQNNPRRLSIKQDQLPIDSIC, encoded by the exons ATGTCGGAATTACGAAGAAGTTTTAGTCGTCTGTCGATGATTGTCTATCGGGCGACACATTCAAGTGAACAATCCTGGCGAGAGGAGTTGTTAAG GTATCGGCAGACACGCTTCAGCTCGCGGCGTGTACGAAAACGTGTGGTCTTCAAGCATGGCGAATGTAATGTGGTTCAGGGCAATGTGGCCAAAAGACGTCGTCGCTATCTACAG GATATCTTTACCACTCTGGTGGATGCACAGTGGCGCTGGACGCTGCTGGTATTTGCCGCCAGTTTTGTCATCTCATGGGCATTTTTTGCATTCATCTGGTGGATCATTGCGTATGCCCACAATGATTTGGAATACATTAATCTGAGCGAAACCCAGCCGGAACTGGTGGCCAATATGACGCATACAGTATGTGTGACCCAGGTGAAGAGCATGATGACGGCTTTCCTCTACTCGATTGAGACGCAGACAACAATTGGCTACGGCAATCGTTATGTGACCGAAGAGTGTCCCGAGGCCATATTTACCATGTGCATACAGTGCATCACTGGCGTCTTTATTCAAGCATTTATGGTGGGCATTGTGTTTGCCAAGTTATCGCGTCCCAAAAAACGTGCCCAGACGTTGCTCTTCTCGAGAAATTCGGTAATCTGCCATCGGGATGGTATGCCATGTCTGATGTTCCGAGTCGGTGATATGCGCAAGTCGCACATCATTGAGGCCCATATCCGTGCCCAGATTATCCGCAAGAAGGTGACCAAAGAAGGTGAGGTGTTGCCCTTCTATCAACAGGAGTTGCATGTGGGCGCTGATGGCGGTGAGGATCGATTGATGTTTATCTGGCCCACGACTATAGTGCATAAAATTGATCGGAATAGTCCGCTATATATGCTCTCCGCCACGGATATGCTCAAGGAACGCTTCGAAGTGGTCGTTATGTTGG AGGGTGTTATCGAGTCCACTGGCATGACAACGCAGGCTCGTACCAGTTATTTGCCATCGGAGATACTGTGGGGCCATCGTTTCGTCAATGTGGTGTCGTTTCGCAAGGAAACTGGTGAATACGAGGTGGACTACACGCTCTTTAACAACACATACGATGTGGATACACCTCTGTGCAGTGCCAAGCAGTTGGACGATCTAAAGCTGGAGTACACAAAAAGTCCAAAAGGCAGTCTAG CTCCCTTTCCAGATCGTACACTGTCGGCCAGCATGTTCCAGCGCATTGCATCGGCCGCTTCGGTTGATCATTTGGATCCGGCCAGTGATGAATCGCTGGATTCGGGTCGTCTGCAAATCCGCTCCCATTCCATACCCAACGGCGTGCTGGCCAGCGAACTGGAGCCGTTGAATAACAACTCCAAGCACCCTGGGGCATCCTTTACTATGGGTGGCCTGACTATTACCACAACTGCGCCCAGCATACCAAACCTGACAAGTATTAACGAGAGAACCAATTCTGGTAATTCCATAAATAGCAGTGactacaacagcaacaacaatagcctCAGCACACTGGCCATTGCCGGTGCTAGTGGTGGTGGTGCCAGTGGTGCAGGTGGTGGCATAGCCATTGTACCCAGTTCGGCCAGCAGCCGTAAGCAAAATAATCCACGACGTCTAAGCATCAAGCAGGATCAGCTGCCCATTGATTCCATTTGTTGA
- the LOC6651685 gene encoding G protein-activated inward rectifier potassium channel 3 isoform X4 codes for MKRLMTWERDLVDAMYVYRQTRFSSRRVRKRVVFKHGECNVVQGNVAKRRRRYLQDIFTTLVDAQWRWTLLVFAASFVISWAFFAFIWWIIAYAHNDLEYINLSETQPELVANMTHTVCVTQVKSMMTAFLYSIETQTTIGYGNRYVTEECPEAIFTMCIQCITGVFIQAFMVGIVFAKLSRPKKRAQTLLFSRNSVICHRDGMPCLMFRVGDMRKSHIIEAHIRAQIIRKKVTKEGEVLPFYQQELHVGADGGEDRLMFIWPTTIVHKIDRNSPLYMLSATDMLKERFEVVVMLEGVIESTGMTTQARTSYLPSEILWGHRFVNVVSFRKETGEYEVDYTLFNNTYDVDTPLCSAKQLDDLKLEYTKSPKGSLAPFPDRTLSASMFQRIASAASVDHLDPASDESLDSGRLQIRSHSIPNGVLASELEPLNNNSKHPGASFTMGGLTITTTAPSIPNLTSINERTNSGNSINSSDYNSNNNSLSTLAIAGASGGGASGAGGGIAIVPSSASSRKQNNPRRLSIKQDQLPIDSIC; via the exons GTATCGGCAGACACGCTTCAGCTCGCGGCGTGTACGAAAACGTGTGGTCTTCAAGCATGGCGAATGTAATGTGGTTCAGGGCAATGTGGCCAAAAGACGTCGTCGCTATCTACAG GATATCTTTACCACTCTGGTGGATGCACAGTGGCGCTGGACGCTGCTGGTATTTGCCGCCAGTTTTGTCATCTCATGGGCATTTTTTGCATTCATCTGGTGGATCATTGCGTATGCCCACAATGATTTGGAATACATTAATCTGAGCGAAACCCAGCCGGAACTGGTGGCCAATATGACGCATACAGTATGTGTGACCCAGGTGAAGAGCATGATGACGGCTTTCCTCTACTCGATTGAGACGCAGACAACAATTGGCTACGGCAATCGTTATGTGACCGAAGAGTGTCCCGAGGCCATATTTACCATGTGCATACAGTGCATCACTGGCGTCTTTATTCAAGCATTTATGGTGGGCATTGTGTTTGCCAAGTTATCGCGTCCCAAAAAACGTGCCCAGACGTTGCTCTTCTCGAGAAATTCGGTAATCTGCCATCGGGATGGTATGCCATGTCTGATGTTCCGAGTCGGTGATATGCGCAAGTCGCACATCATTGAGGCCCATATCCGTGCCCAGATTATCCGCAAGAAGGTGACCAAAGAAGGTGAGGTGTTGCCCTTCTATCAACAGGAGTTGCATGTGGGCGCTGATGGCGGTGAGGATCGATTGATGTTTATCTGGCCCACGACTATAGTGCATAAAATTGATCGGAATAGTCCGCTATATATGCTCTCCGCCACGGATATGCTCAAGGAACGCTTCGAAGTGGTCGTTATGTTGG AGGGTGTTATCGAGTCCACTGGCATGACAACGCAGGCTCGTACCAGTTATTTGCCATCGGAGATACTGTGGGGCCATCGTTTCGTCAATGTGGTGTCGTTTCGCAAGGAAACTGGTGAATACGAGGTGGACTACACGCTCTTTAACAACACATACGATGTGGATACACCTCTGTGCAGTGCCAAGCAGTTGGACGATCTAAAGCTGGAGTACACAAAAAGTCCAAAAGGCAGTCTAG CTCCCTTTCCAGATCGTACACTGTCGGCCAGCATGTTCCAGCGCATTGCATCGGCCGCTTCGGTTGATCATTTGGATCCGGCCAGTGATGAATCGCTGGATTCGGGTCGTCTGCAAATCCGCTCCCATTCCATACCCAACGGCGTGCTGGCCAGCGAACTGGAGCCGTTGAATAACAACTCCAAGCACCCTGGGGCATCCTTTACTATGGGTGGCCTGACTATTACCACAACTGCGCCCAGCATACCAAACCTGACAAGTATTAACGAGAGAACCAATTCTGGTAATTCCATAAATAGCAGTGactacaacagcaacaacaatagcctCAGCACACTGGCCATTGCCGGTGCTAGTGGTGGTGGTGCCAGTGGTGCAGGTGGTGGCATAGCCATTGTACCCAGTTCGGCCAGCAGCCGTAAGCAAAATAATCCACGACGTCTAAGCATCAAGCAGGATCAGCTGCCCATTGATTCCATTTGTTGA
- the LOC6651685 gene encoding G protein-activated inward rectifier potassium channel 3 isoform X3, producing the protein MLLLIGFVFVLCFTSILIQAMVWYRQTRFSSRRVRKRVVFKHGECNVVQGNVAKRRRRYLQDIFTTLVDAQWRWTLLVFAASFVISWAFFAFIWWIIAYAHNDLEYINLSETQPELVANMTHTVCVTQVKSMMTAFLYSIETQTTIGYGNRYVTEECPEAIFTMCIQCITGVFIQAFMVGIVFAKLSRPKKRAQTLLFSRNSVICHRDGMPCLMFRVGDMRKSHIIEAHIRAQIIRKKVTKEGEVLPFYQQELHVGADGGEDRLMFIWPTTIVHKIDRNSPLYMLSATDMLKERFEVVVMLEGVIESTGMTTQARTSYLPSEILWGHRFVNVVSFRKETGEYEVDYTLFNNTYDVDTPLCSAKQLDDLKLEYTKSPKGSLAPFPDRTLSASMFQRIASAASVDHLDPASDESLDSGRLQIRSHSIPNGVLASELEPLNNNSKHPGASFTMGGLTITTTAPSIPNLTSINERTNSGNSINSSDYNSNNNSLSTLAIAGASGGGASGAGGGIAIVPSSASSRKQNNPRRLSIKQDQLPIDSIC; encoded by the exons ATGCTGTTACTcattggttttgtttttgtgctgTGTTTTACCAGCATTTTAATTCAGGCTATGGTTTG GTATCGGCAGACACGCTTCAGCTCGCGGCGTGTACGAAAACGTGTGGTCTTCAAGCATGGCGAATGTAATGTGGTTCAGGGCAATGTGGCCAAAAGACGTCGTCGCTATCTACAG GATATCTTTACCACTCTGGTGGATGCACAGTGGCGCTGGACGCTGCTGGTATTTGCCGCCAGTTTTGTCATCTCATGGGCATTTTTTGCATTCATCTGGTGGATCATTGCGTATGCCCACAATGATTTGGAATACATTAATCTGAGCGAAACCCAGCCGGAACTGGTGGCCAATATGACGCATACAGTATGTGTGACCCAGGTGAAGAGCATGATGACGGCTTTCCTCTACTCGATTGAGACGCAGACAACAATTGGCTACGGCAATCGTTATGTGACCGAAGAGTGTCCCGAGGCCATATTTACCATGTGCATACAGTGCATCACTGGCGTCTTTATTCAAGCATTTATGGTGGGCATTGTGTTTGCCAAGTTATCGCGTCCCAAAAAACGTGCCCAGACGTTGCTCTTCTCGAGAAATTCGGTAATCTGCCATCGGGATGGTATGCCATGTCTGATGTTCCGAGTCGGTGATATGCGCAAGTCGCACATCATTGAGGCCCATATCCGTGCCCAGATTATCCGCAAGAAGGTGACCAAAGAAGGTGAGGTGTTGCCCTTCTATCAACAGGAGTTGCATGTGGGCGCTGATGGCGGTGAGGATCGATTGATGTTTATCTGGCCCACGACTATAGTGCATAAAATTGATCGGAATAGTCCGCTATATATGCTCTCCGCCACGGATATGCTCAAGGAACGCTTCGAAGTGGTCGTTATGTTGG AGGGTGTTATCGAGTCCACTGGCATGACAACGCAGGCTCGTACCAGTTATTTGCCATCGGAGATACTGTGGGGCCATCGTTTCGTCAATGTGGTGTCGTTTCGCAAGGAAACTGGTGAATACGAGGTGGACTACACGCTCTTTAACAACACATACGATGTGGATACACCTCTGTGCAGTGCCAAGCAGTTGGACGATCTAAAGCTGGAGTACACAAAAAGTCCAAAAGGCAGTCTAG CTCCCTTTCCAGATCGTACACTGTCGGCCAGCATGTTCCAGCGCATTGCATCGGCCGCTTCGGTTGATCATTTGGATCCGGCCAGTGATGAATCGCTGGATTCGGGTCGTCTGCAAATCCGCTCCCATTCCATACCCAACGGCGTGCTGGCCAGCGAACTGGAGCCGTTGAATAACAACTCCAAGCACCCTGGGGCATCCTTTACTATGGGTGGCCTGACTATTACCACAACTGCGCCCAGCATACCAAACCTGACAAGTATTAACGAGAGAACCAATTCTGGTAATTCCATAAATAGCAGTGactacaacagcaacaacaatagcctCAGCACACTGGCCATTGCCGGTGCTAGTGGTGGTGGTGCCAGTGGTGCAGGTGGTGGCATAGCCATTGTACCCAGTTCGGCCAGCAGCCGTAAGCAAAATAATCCACGACGTCTAAGCATCAAGCAGGATCAGCTGCCCATTGATTCCATTTGTTGA